The following are encoded together in the Arcobacter aquimarinus genome:
- the purH gene encoding bifunctional phosphoribosylaminoimidazolecarboxamide formyltransferase/IMP cyclohydrolase: MRALISVSDKSGVENFAKELVSLGYEIISTGGTYNKLKDAGIAVIEANEVTKFPECFEGRVKTLNPYIHGGILHRRDKQSHLDQAKELGVEGIDLVCVNLYPFKATIEKTDDFEEIIENIDIGGPAMVRSAAKNFDSVIIVTDVADYDLVLNNLKNDTNTVEFRRDMMIKAYEHTAAYDSMIANYMNKRFNNGMGAKQFIVGTKVFDTRYGENPHQKGALYEFDSQFSNKFKTIKGEASFNNMGDISGAARIAAAFGKEKAICIVKHGNPCGFAIKDTLLESYVEALKCDPVSAFGGVVAVNGCVDKELAEKMNEIFLEVIFAASFTPEAVAVFEAKKRIKLFEQGTQYLELANDAIDFKRVDGGFVFQDADKVAEDEVRNSILKSKRIATEQEVKDMEIAYKIASLTKSNCVVYVKNSAMVAVGMGMTSRVDASKAALRKAEDMGLDVTGAVLASEAFFPFRDSIDAAAEAGVKCVIEPGGSIRDDEIIEAANEYDMALYFSGIRHFLH, from the coding sequence ATGAGAGCATTAATTAGTGTTAGTGATAAAAGTGGTGTTGAAAACTTTGCTAAAGAATTAGTATCTTTAGGGTATGAAATTATTTCAACAGGTGGAACATACAATAAACTTAAAGATGCAGGAATTGCAGTTATTGAAGCAAATGAAGTTACTAAATTTCCTGAGTGTTTTGAAGGAAGAGTTAAGACTTTAAATCCTTATATTCATGGTGGAATTTTACATAGACGAGATAAACAATCTCACTTAGATCAAGCAAAAGAATTAGGTGTTGAGGGAATTGATTTGGTTTGTGTAAATTTATATCCATTTAAAGCAACAATAGAAAAAACTGATGATTTTGAAGAGATTATTGAAAACATTGATATCGGTGGTCCAGCAATGGTTAGAAGTGCAGCTAAAAACTTTGATTCAGTAATCATTGTTACAGATGTTGCTGATTATGATTTAGTATTAAATAATCTTAAAAATGACACAAATACAGTTGAATTTAGACGTGATATGATGATTAAGGCTTATGAGCATACAGCTGCTTATGATTCTATGATTGCTAATTATATGAATAAAAGATTTAATAATGGTATGGGTGCAAAACAATTTATCGTTGGAACTAAAGTATTCGATACAAGATATGGTGAAAACCCACATCAAAAAGGTGCTTTATATGAGTTTGATTCACAATTTTCTAATAAATTTAAAACAATAAAAGGTGAAGCATCTTTCAATAATATGGGAGATATTTCAGGAGCTGCTAGAATTGCTGCTGCATTTGGAAAAGAAAAAGCTATTTGTATTGTAAAACACGGAAATCCTTGTGGATTTGCAATTAAAGATACATTATTAGAATCTTATGTTGAAGCTTTAAAATGTGACCCAGTTTCTGCTTTTGGTGGAGTAGTTGCTGTTAATGGTTGTGTGGATAAAGAATTAGCTGAAAAAATGAATGAAATTTTCTTAGAAGTTATTTTTGCTGCGAGTTTCACTCCTGAAGCAGTTGCCGTGTTTGAAGCTAAAAAAAGAATCAAACTTTTTGAACAAGGAACACAATATTTAGAGCTTGCAAATGATGCAATTGACTTTAAAAGAGTAGATGGTGGATTTGTATTCCAAGATGCTGATAAAGTTGCTGAAGATGAAGTTAGAAATTCTATTTTAAAATCAAAAAGAATAGCAACAGAACAAGAAGTAAAAGATATGGAAATTGCTTATAAAATTGCAAGTTTGACAAAATCAAATTGTGTAGTTTATGTTAAAAATTCTGCAATGGTTGCTGTTGGTATGGGTATGACTAGTAGAGTTGATGCTTCAAAAGCAGCTTTAAGAAAAGCAGAAGATATGGGATTAGATGTAACTGGTGCTGTATTAGCAAGTGAAGCTTTCTTCCCATTTAGAGATAGCATTGATGCAGCTGCAGAAGCTGGTGTTAAATGTGTAATTGAACCAGGTGGAAGTATCAGAGATGATGAAATTATTGAAGCAGCAAATGAATATGATATGGCTTTATATTTCTCAGGAATTAGACACTTTTTACACTAA
- a CDS encoding L,D-transpeptidase family protein has product MFKIISLLIIAINLFAVDLVNIYREQGISGVEKELEKSLRDINYWNNYLENKNVDFGYYETKKYVLLTQKEQLEISLYEKVQDDYKLILRNNIIVGEVLGDKVFEGDKKTPEGAYELIEKKLQLDQFYGPLALVTNYPNTFDKSLNKNGSGIWIHGMPFNGDREKFTKGCIALDNNELVNLENSIDYTKTILLTSQDEFKKATKDEIALILSFIYKWKDAWKYSDINEYLSYYSKDFKRADRTDFNLFKEQKTRIFAKNETKTINLWNIDIAPYPNSLNKRMFKVLMDEEYFSPTVKFYGKKELFLEIINNQVQILTED; this is encoded by the coding sequence TTGTTTAAAATTATAAGCCTATTAATAATTGCTATCAATTTATTTGCAGTTGATTTAGTAAATATATATAGAGAACAAGGTATTAGTGGAGTTGAAAAAGAGTTAGAGAAAAGTCTAAGAGATATAAATTATTGGAATAATTACTTAGAAAATAAAAATGTTGATTTTGGTTATTATGAAACAAAAAAATATGTTTTATTGACACAAAAAGAACAATTAGAAATTTCATTATATGAGAAAGTTCAAGATGATTATAAATTAATTTTAAGAAATAATATTATTGTCGGAGAAGTTTTAGGAGATAAAGTTTTTGAAGGAGATAAAAAAACTCCAGAGGGTGCTTATGAATTAATAGAAAAAAAACTTCAATTAGATCAATTTTATGGTCCGTTAGCTTTGGTTACAAATTATCCAAATACTTTTGATAAAAGTTTGAATAAAAATGGTTCAGGGATTTGGATTCATGGAATGCCTTTTAATGGTGATAGGGAAAAATTTACAAAAGGTTGCATAGCTTTAGATAATAATGAGCTAGTTAATTTAGAAAATAGTATTGATTATACAAAAACAATATTATTAACAAGTCAAGATGAGTTTAAAAAAGCTACAAAAGATGAAATAGCTCTTATTTTATCATTTATTTATAAATGGAAAGATGCTTGGAAATATTCAGATATAAATGAATATTTATCTTATTATTCTAAAGATTTTAAAAGAGCTGATAGAACGGATTTTAATTTATTTAAAGAACAAAAAACAAGAATTTTTGCAAAAAATGAAACTAAAACTATAAATCTTTGGAATATTGATATTGCACCATATCCTAACTCTTTAAATAAAAGAATGTTTAAAGTATTAATGGATGAAGAATATTTTAGTCCAACAGTTAAATTTTACGGAAAAAAAGAGTTGTTTTTAGAAATAATAAATAATCAAGTGCAAATTCTAACTGAAGATTAA
- the purL gene encoding phosphoribosylformylglycinamidine synthase subunit PurL, with protein MQKQEMNLQEIALAHSLTLEEFENIKEILGREPNYVEIGIFSAMWSEHCSYKSSKKYLSGFPTKAPWVIQGPGENAGVIDIGDGYAAVFKMESHNHPSFIEPYQGAATGVGGILRDVFTMGARPIANMNSIRFASIEGNSETAQKHRYLLRGVVAGIGGYGNCMGVPTIGGETTFEECYAGNNLVNAFTLGLAKADEIFYGRAEGIGNPVMYVGSKTGRDGLGGAVMSSASFDEDSESKRPTVQVGDPFTEKLLLEACLELFKTDLIIGIQDMGAAGLTSSSFEMAGRSGSGMIMHLDKVPAREEGMTPYDFMLSESQERMLICAKKGCEQAIIDIFEKWELDVAVIGEVTSTGNMELFWHGDKVAEVPVQPVSEQAPVLDRPVKKPAYLDGIENISLDKEISNQIAFDDLFSDMEVVDKSWVYSQYDSMVQTNTIKGPGQLDGSSIRIKETGKALAMSADCNTRLCYINPELGAAAAVMESGRNVAMTGAVPKAITDCLNFGNPQNPEVMWQFAACCEGIKSACKELNTPVIGGNVSLYNETNGVSVFPTPSIAMVGVNEDANKVLPSCVQENGNILYLLGETKGEFGGSLYLKKMYGKVAGTHPEVDFSKELALWNTVIEANKQGLLKSAKDVNVGGIAIALAKMSVVGQKGVEVSISLNDSKDIFAESLSRAIVEVNPSNCEAFEKIAKANNIECTKIGVVQGDKISINDIYKDLNTASDIYFNRFKKVIEQDL; from the coding sequence ATGCAAAAACAAGAGATGAACCTTCAAGAGATAGCACTTGCTCACTCTTTAACACTTGAAGAATTTGAAAATATCAAAGAAATTTTAGGAAGAGAACCAAACTATGTAGAAATTGGTATCTTCTCTGCTATGTGGTCTGAGCATTGCTCATATAAATCAAGTAAAAAATATTTAAGTGGTTTTCCAACAAAAGCTCCTTGGGTTATTCAAGGTCCAGGTGAAAATGCTGGTGTTATTGATATTGGTGATGGTTATGCTGCTGTATTTAAAATGGAATCACACAATCATCCATCTTTTATTGAGCCTTATCAAGGTGCTGCAACAGGAGTTGGAGGAATTTTAAGGGATGTATTTACAATGGGAGCACGTCCTATTGCAAATATGAATTCAATCAGATTTGCTTCTATTGAAGGTAATAGCGAAACAGCTCAAAAACATAGATATTTATTAAGAGGTGTTGTTGCTGGTATTGGTGGATATGGTAATTGTATGGGAGTTCCAACAATTGGTGGAGAAACTACATTTGAAGAGTGTTATGCTGGAAATAACCTTGTAAATGCATTTACTTTAGGATTAGCAAAAGCTGATGAAATTTTCTATGGTAGAGCTGAAGGTATTGGAAATCCTGTAATGTACGTTGGTTCAAAAACTGGTAGAGATGGTCTTGGTGGAGCTGTTATGAGTTCTGCATCATTTGATGAAGATTCTGAATCAAAAAGACCAACTGTTCAAGTTGGAGATCCATTTACTGAAAAATTACTTTTAGAAGCTTGTTTAGAGTTATTTAAAACAGATTTAATCATTGGTATTCAAGATATGGGAGCTGCAGGGCTTACTTCTTCTTCTTTTGAAATGGCTGGACGAAGTGGTTCTGGAATGATTATGCATTTAGATAAAGTTCCAGCTAGAGAAGAGGGAATGACTCCTTATGACTTTATGCTTTCTGAATCTCAAGAAAGAATGCTTATTTGTGCTAAAAAAGGTTGTGAGCAAGCAATCATTGATATTTTTGAAAAATGGGAATTAGATGTTGCTGTAATTGGTGAAGTTACAAGTACAGGAAATATGGAGTTATTCTGGCATGGTGATAAAGTTGCTGAAGTTCCAGTTCAACCAGTATCTGAACAAGCTCCAGTGCTTGATAGACCAGTTAAAAAACCAGCATATTTAGATGGAATTGAAAATATCTCTTTAGATAAAGAAATCTCAAATCAAATTGCTTTTGATGATTTATTTTCTGATATGGAAGTTGTTGATAAATCTTGGGTTTATTCTCAATATGATTCAATGGTTCAAACAAATACAATCAAAGGTCCAGGTCAACTTGATGGTTCTTCTATTAGAATTAAAGAGACAGGAAAAGCATTAGCTATGAGTGCTGATTGTAATACAAGACTTTGTTATATTAATCCAGAATTAGGAGCAGCAGCTGCTGTAATGGAATCTGGAAGAAATGTTGCAATGACTGGTGCAGTTCCAAAAGCTATTACAGATTGTTTAAATTTTGGAAATCCTCAGAATCCTGAAGTTATGTGGCAATTTGCTGCTTGTTGTGAAGGTATTAAATCTGCTTGTAAAGAGTTAAATACTCCAGTTATTGGTGGAAATGTTTCATTATATAACGAAACAAATGGTGTAAGTGTATTCCCAACTCCTTCAATTGCAATGGTTGGTGTAAATGAAGATGCAAATAAAGTATTACCTTCTTGTGTTCAAGAAAATGGAAATATTTTATATCTTTTAGGTGAAACAAAAGGTGAGTTTGGTGGTTCTTTATATCTTAAGAAAATGTATGGAAAAGTAGCTGGTACTCACCCTGAAGTTGATTTCTCAAAAGAATTAGCACTTTGGAATACTGTAATTGAAGCAAATAAACAAGGTTTATTAAAATCTGCAAAAGATGTGAATGTTGGTGGTATAGCAATTGCATTAGCTAAAATGTCTGTTGTTGGACAAAAAGGTGTGGAAGTATCTATCTCTTTAAATGATTCAAAAGATATTTTTGCAGAATCTTTAAGTAGAGCAATCGTTGAAGTTAATCCATCAAATTGTGAAGCATTTGAAAAAATTGCAAAAGCTAATAATATTGAATGTACGAAAATAGGTGTTGTTCAAGGTGATAAAATCTCTATAAATGATATTTATAAAGATTTAAATACTGCAAGTGATATTTATTTTAATAGATTTAAAAAAGTAATTGAACAAGATTTATAA
- the bioA gene encoding adenosylmethionine--8-amino-7-oxononanoate transaminase yields MNWLNIDKTHVWHPYNALPSKTKILPVKRTDKTTIFLETGEELIDGMSSWWSAIHGYNNPKLNEALKKQVDIMPHIMFGGLAHEQASLLCEKLVKLTGLNSVFLCDSGSVSVEVALKTAILYQKAKNLNKYKFLASKNAYHGDTLGAMSVCDPENSMHSIYGSYLSEHIFTKSPALGFNTDCSKEIEELEKILEKHHQEIAGFILEPIVQGAGGMRIYNPSYLIKARELCSKYDILLILDEIATGFGHTGKMFAFEHANIKPDIITVGKGLTGGYMTMAAMITSKDVSDIISNSEIGVLMHGPTFMANPLACSVANASIDLLLNSSWQDKVKRIEEIFTEELEKIKGYPLVKDIRNIGAIGVIELKDDCYVQEVQDFCVKNGVWLRPFGKLVYSIVAYTIEEKDLVKIIRTMCEAIKSIKKS; encoded by the coding sequence TTGAATTGGTTAAATATAGATAAAACTCATGTATGGCATCCTTATAACGCACTTCCTTCAAAAACAAAAATTCTTCCTGTAAAAAGAACAGATAAAACAACAATATTTTTAGAAACAGGTGAAGAATTAATTGATGGAATGAGTTCTTGGTGGAGTGCGATTCATGGGTATAATAATCCAAAATTAAATGAAGCCTTAAAAAAGCAAGTTGATATTATGCCTCATATTATGTTTGGTGGATTAGCACATGAACAAGCTTCTCTTTTATGTGAAAAATTAGTTAAATTAACGGGATTAAATTCTGTTTTTTTGTGTGATAGTGGTTCTGTTTCAGTTGAAGTTGCGTTAAAAACAGCAATTCTTTATCAAAAAGCAAAAAATCTAAATAAATATAAATTTTTAGCGTCAAAAAATGCATATCATGGTGATACTTTAGGTGCTATGAGTGTTTGTGACCCTGAAAACTCAATGCATTCAATCTATGGGTCATATTTAAGTGAACATATTTTTACAAAATCACCAGCTCTTGGATTTAATACTGATTGTTCAAAAGAGATAGAAGAATTAGAAAAAATATTAGAAAAACATCATCAAGAAATTGCTGGATTTATTTTAGAACCAATTGTACAAGGTGCTGGAGGAATGAGGATTTATAATCCTTCATATCTGATAAAGGCGAGAGAACTTTGTTCTAAATATGACATTTTGCTTATTTTAGATGAAATTGCAACTGGTTTTGGACATACGGGAAAAATGTTTGCTTTTGAGCATGCCAATATAAAACCAGATATTATAACTGTTGGAAAAGGTTTAACTGGTGGTTATATGACTATGGCTGCTATGATTACTTCAAAAGATGTGAGTGATATTATTTCTAATAGTGAAATTGGTGTATTAATGCATGGACCAACTTTTATGGCAAATCCATTGGCTTGTAGTGTGGCAAATGCAAGTATAGATTTACTTTTAAACTCTTCTTGGCAAGATAAAGTAAAAAGAATTGAAGAGATTTTTACAGAAGAGTTAGAAAAAATAAAAGGATATCCATTAGTAAAAGATATAAGAAATATTGGAGCTATTGGAGTAATTGAATTAAAAGATGATTGTTACGTTCAAGAAGTTCAAGATTTCTGTGTTAAAAATGGAGTTTGGTTAAGACCTTTTGGAAAATTAGTTTATTCAATTGTTGCATATACTATAGAAGAAAAAGATTTAGTAAAAATAATAAGAACAATGTGTGAAGCAATAAAATCTATAAAGAAAAGTTAA
- a CDS encoding NUDIX hydrolase — protein sequence MKKDNLKKLVANLPKHPNVLGRHRFFNSAVLVPLVKIKGEYHLLFQKRASHIRQGGDICFPGGGFEEGVDKDFRDTALRETFEELGIEKKDIKILGQLDTYVAPIGAVIESFVARVKKKAYKNMKIDHNEVEKTLLIPITFFKENEPEEYTLAHEIQPYKVDENGNKEVFFPVEELGLPDTYKKPWGNKKHKIWVYKYDGEVIWGITSVLIKDVIDKY from the coding sequence ATGAAAAAAGATAATTTAAAAAAATTAGTAGCAAATTTGCCAAAACATCCAAATGTTTTAGGAAGACATAGATTTTTTAATAGTGCTGTGTTAGTTCCACTTGTAAAAATTAAAGGTGAATATCATTTACTTTTTCAAAAAAGAGCTTCTCATATTAGACAAGGTGGCGATATTTGTTTTCCTGGTGGTGGTTTTGAAGAAGGTGTTGATAAAGATTTTAGAGATACAGCATTAAGAGAGACTTTTGAAGAGTTAGGAATCGAAAAAAAAGATATAAAAATTTTAGGACAACTTGATACTTATGTAGCTCCTATTGGTGCTGTGATTGAATCATTTGTAGCAAGAGTTAAGAAAAAAGCATACAAAAATATGAAAATTGACCATAATGAAGTTGAAAAAACTTTATTAATTCCTATTACTTTTTTTAAAGAAAATGAACCAGAAGAGTACACTTTAGCCCATGAAATTCAACCATATAAAGTTGATGAAAATGGAAATAAAGAGGTGTTTTTCCCAGTTGAAGAGTTAGGACTTCCTGATACTTATAAAAAACCTTGGGGAAATAAAAAACATAAAATATGGGTTTATAAATATGATGGTGAAGTAATTTGGGGAATTACTTCTGTATTAATAAAAGATGTAATAGATAAGTATTAA
- a CDS encoding DsrE family protein, which yields MKDNLLIVWTNGDIEVANKFPLLYSSVILDRGYWKTAHLMIWGPSIKLTKENKQIQEQLLKIQKTGVKMSACIVCVEDYDATSILNELNIEITHTGELLTKALKDETYAVMTI from the coding sequence ATGAAAGATAATTTATTAATTGTTTGGACAAATGGTGATATTGAAGTTGCAAATAAATTTCCATTACTTTACTCTTCTGTTATTTTAGATAGAGGATATTGGAAAACAGCCCATTTGATGATTTGGGGTCCATCTATAAAACTTACAAAAGAAAATAAACAGATACAAGAACAACTTCTAAAAATCCAAAAAACTGGTGTAAAAATGAGTGCTTGTATTGTTTGTGTTGAAGATTATGATGCAACTTCTATTTTAAATGAATTAAATATAGAAATCACACATACAGGAGAGCTTTTAACTAAAGCTTTAAAAGATGAAACTTATGCTGTAATGACTATTTAA
- a CDS encoding ABC transporter substrate-binding protein, producing MRLIKKINIIILFLLIVSTFSFSKELKKITLHLSWFDQFQFAGYYMAKEKGFYEALGLDVEIIPFNFNVDIPKEVSEGKFDFAVGRETLILERAKDRNIVALYALFQATPLILVSTKESGINSVNDFSNKKIMTTIDDSSEVSIKAMIISNKIKIDNIKFLKHTHNIDDLINKNTDVISAYISKSPYELQKKGIEYNIFDPKKFGFDMYSDMLYTSENFINNDLNTVLLFKKASLKGWEYAYSNINESVDVIIDKYNNQNLKKNELIYEAKELRKLSYFNTSILGEIKKDKIQRIHDLYNLMGLVPKPIDLEKFVFDLNNLRNLTFSKSELDYLEQRDIINMCVTPNAMPYSDIKDDKFIGFISDYISLIENRIKKPIRLVPTSNWKESVEFAKRGDCDILPSMVWTKEREEHFNFTKSYLNIPFVLSTKSDISFINNLKSLKNKKISVVEEYAIINKLKEKYNNIEFIKVKNTDEGLKKVLNGETFGHIDTVSTTWYKIQTKHLSKLAISSKLDENVDISIAVNKEDNILFSVLQKAVLSIDSNVRDEILNKWIFTEYKKEFDYSILWKIAIVLLIIFIAILYRQRLLAKMNDSLKIAVEEKTKSLQEINNKLENKIKEEVEKNLKKDRLLSQQQKMVSMGQMIENIAHQWRQPLSLITVNATALKLKKDLNDLDDEFLLKTIDSIVNTSKYLSNTIDDFRYFFKPQREKEIFYIEECFKKTIDLLGANFVENKITIIQNFDNVKIDGYETELIQVLINILNNSKDALESLKNEEKLIFIDIKKIASKVYIKIRDNAGGINLDIIEKVFEPYFTTKHQNQGTGIGLYMCQEIIHKHMNGNIEISNVEYEYKNKKYKGALILITLDIVE from the coding sequence TTGAGATTAATAAAAAAAATAAATATAATAATTTTATTTCTTTTGATTGTTTCTACTTTTTCTTTTTCAAAAGAGTTGAAAAAAATAACCTTACATCTTTCTTGGTTTGATCAGTTCCAATTTGCTGGATATTATATGGCTAAAGAGAAAGGTTTTTACGAAGCATTAGGTTTGGATGTTGAAATTATACCATTTAATTTTAATGTTGATATTCCTAAAGAAGTAAGTGAAGGAAAATTTGATTTTGCAGTTGGAAGAGAAACACTTATTTTAGAAAGAGCAAAAGATAGAAATATTGTAGCCCTATATGCACTTTTTCAAGCAACACCTTTGATATTAGTTAGTACAAAAGAGTCAGGTATAAATAGTGTAAATGATTTTTCAAATAAAAAAATTATGACTACTATAGATGATTCAAGCGAAGTATCTATAAAAGCTATGATTATTTCAAATAAAATAAAAATAGATAATATAAAATTTCTTAAACATACTCATAATATAGATGATTTAATAAATAAAAATACAGATGTTATTTCAGCATATATTTCAAAATCTCCTTATGAACTTCAAAAAAAAGGTATAGAATATAATATTTTTGACCCAAAAAAATTTGGTTTCGATATGTATAGTGATATGTTATATACAAGTGAAAATTTTATAAATAATGATTTAAATACAGTTTTATTATTTAAGAAAGCTTCTTTAAAAGGTTGGGAGTATGCATATTCAAATATAAATGAAAGTGTTGATGTAATAATTGATAAATACAATAATCAAAATTTAAAGAAAAATGAGCTTATTTATGAAGCAAAAGAATTAAGAAAACTCTCTTATTTTAATACTTCAATTTTAGGTGAAATTAAAAAAGACAAAATACAAAGAATTCATGATTTATATAACTTAATGGGTTTAGTTCCAAAACCAATTGATTTAGAAAAATTTGTATTTGATTTAAATAATCTTAGAAATCTTACTTTTTCAAAATCAGAGTTAGATTATTTAGAGCAAAGAGATATTATAAATATGTGTGTTACTCCAAATGCAATGCCATATAGTGATATAAAAGATGATAAGTTTATAGGATTTATTTCTGATTACATATCTTTGATTGAAAATAGAATAAAAAAACCAATAAGGTTAGTTCCTACTTCAAATTGGAAAGAATCAGTAGAATTTGCAAAAAGAGGTGATTGTGATATTTTACCATCAATGGTTTGGACAAAAGAAAGAGAAGAACATTTTAATTTTACAAAGTCATATTTAAATATTCCATTTGTTCTTTCAACAAAAAGTGATATTTCATTTATAAATAATTTAAAGAGTTTAAAAAATAAAAAAATATCAGTTGTTGAAGAGTATGCAATAATTAATAAATTAAAAGAAAAATACAATAATATAGAGTTTATAAAAGTTAAAAATACAGATGAAGGATTAAAAAAAGTTTTAAATGGTGAAACTTTTGGTCATATTGATACTGTTTCAACTACTTGGTATAAAATTCAAACAAAACATCTTTCAAAATTAGCTATATCTTCAAAATTAGATGAGAATGTTGATATTTCTATAGCTGTTAATAAAGAAGATAACATATTATTTAGTGTATTGCAAAAAGCTGTTTTAAGTATAGATTCTAACGTAAGAGATGAGATTTTAAATAAATGGATTTTCACTGAATATAAAAAAGAGTTTGATTATTCAATTCTTTGGAAAATAGCAATAGTTTTATTAATAATATTTATAGCTATATTATATAGACAAAGATTACTTGCAAAAATGAATGATAGTTTAAAAATAGCAGTTGAAGAAAAAACAAAATCTTTGCAGGAAATAAATAATAAATTAGAAAATAAAATTAAAGAAGAAGTAGAAAAAAATTTAAAAAAAGATAGACTATTATCACAACAACAAAAAATGGTTTCTATGGGACAGATGATAGAAAATATTGCTCATCAATGGAGACAACCTTTATCTTTAATAACAGTAAATGCAACAGCTTTAAAATTAAAAAAAGATTTGAATGATTTAGATGATGAATTTTTACTAAAAACTATAGATTCAATTGTGAATACTTCAAAATATTTATCAAATACAATAGATGATTTTAGATATTTTTTTAAACCCCAAAGAGAAAAAGAGATATTTTATATAGAAGAGTGTTTTAAAAAAACTATTGATTTATTAGGTGCTAATTTTGTGGAAAATAAAATAACTATTATTCAAAATTTTGACAATGTTAAAATTGATGGTTATGAAACAGAATTAATTCAAGTATTAATAAATATTTTGAATAATTCAAAAGATGCGTTAGAATCTTTAAAAAATGAAGAAAAGTTAATATTTATTGATATTAAGAAAATTGCTTCTAAGGTATATATTAAAATAAGAGATAATGCAGGTGGAATAAATCTTGATATTATAGAAAAAGTATTTGAACCATATTTTACCACAAAGCATCAAAATCAAGGTACAGGTATAGGACTTTATATGTGTCAAGAAATAATTCACAAACACATGAATGGAAATATAGAAATTTCAAATGTTGAGTATGAATATAAGAATAAAAAATATAAAGGTGCTCTAATTTTAATAACCCTTGATATTGTTGAGTAA
- a CDS encoding peptidoglycan DD-metalloendopeptidase family protein: protein MKKIILSIIIFINFLYSAQVEELLWPKGESFLTFLDKHKISQKLYFDLEKEDKELCSEITADGRFYLYTDDDGSLNQVLIPVSDDIQLHIYKDSNNEYKFQTLPINYTEKTELIAIQITESVSHDILKATGDVTLAAILKSLFQDNSVNFRKMQKGDFVALEYTQKSYLGRPHGLPDLKSAMVQISGKPYYRFKNQKDDKYYDEKGIGFTKTYFFQIPLSYTRISSVFTNKRWHPVLKRYRAHLGTDFAAPTGRNIYAAGDGRIEFVGNKGGYGKTIIINHQNGYKTLYAHQNAFAKGVRQGKNIKKGEHIGYVGNTGLSSGPHLHLGLYRNGTAIDPLTVINKPKLQGLDPKDKKTFLANTQNIINKFEAEMKNENRSLPIKFDRTTDKSEINIL, encoded by the coding sequence ATGAAAAAAATTATTTTATCCATTATTATATTTATAAATTTTTTATATTCTGCACAAGTTGAAGAACTTCTTTGGCCAAAAGGAGAGAGTTTTTTAACATTTTTAGATAAACACAAAATCTCACAAAAATTATATTTTGATTTAGAAAAAGAGGATAAAGAGCTTTGTTCTGAAATTACAGCAGATGGGAGATTTTATCTTTATACTGATGATGATGGAAGTTTAAATCAAGTTTTAATTCCAGTATCTGATGATATTCAGTTACACATTTATAAAGATAGTAATAATGAATATAAATTCCAAACTCTTCCTATTAATTATACTGAAAAGACTGAATTAATTGCTATTCAAATTACAGAATCTGTATCTCATGATATTTTAAAAGCAACAGGGGATGTTACATTAGCTGCTATTCTAAAATCACTTTTTCAAGATAATAGTGTAAATTTTAGAAAGATGCAAAAAGGTGATTTTGTAGCTTTAGAATATACACAAAAATCGTATCTTGGAAGACCTCATGGTCTTCCTGATTTAAAATCAGCAATGGTTCAAATTTCAGGGAAACCTTATTATAGATTTAAAAACCAAAAAGATGATAAGTATTATGATGAAAAAGGTATAGGTTTTACAAAAACTTATTTTTTTCAAATCCCCCTTTCTTATACTAGAATCTCTAGTGTATTTACAAATAAAAGATGGCATCCTGTTCTAAAACGATATAGAGCACATTTAGGAACAGATTTTGCAGCGCCAACAGGAAGAAACATCTATGCTGCGGGAGATGGAAGAATTGAATTTGTAGGTAATAAAGGTGGATATGGTAAAACTATTATTATAAATCATCAAAATGGTTATAAAACTCTTTATGCACATCAAAATGCTTTTGCAAAAGGAGTTAGACAAGGTAAAAATATAAAAAAAGGTGAACATATAGGATATGTTGGAAATACAGGTCTTAGTTCAGGTCCACATCTACATCTAGGTCTTTATAGAAATGGTACTGCTATTGATCCACTAACTGTAATAAATAAACCAAAATTACAAGGATTAGATCCAAAAGATAAAAAAACTTTCCTAGCAAATACTCAAAATATTATAAATAAATTTGAAGCTGAAATGAAAAATGAGAATAGAAGTCTTCCAATTAAATTTGATAGAACAACAGATAAAAGTGAAATAAATATATTATAA